The following are from one region of the Vicugna pacos chromosome 9, VicPac4, whole genome shotgun sequence genome:
- the CCDC61 gene encoding centrosomal protein CCDC61 isoform X5 — protein sequence MGVCGEATLAMDQPAGLQVDYIFRGVEHAVRVMVSGQVLELEVEDRMTADQWRGEFDASFIEDLTHKTGNFKQFNIFCNMLESALTQSSESVTLDLLTYTDLESLRNRKMGGRPGPLASRSAQLNSKRYLILIYSVEFDRIHYPLPLPYQGKPDPVVLQGIIRSLKEELGRLRGLDGQDTRDSRETEIWHLREQVSRLVSEKRELEAQLGRSREEALAGRAARQEIESLRGLVRGLELELRQERGLGHRGAGRRSQDCRRLAKELEEVKASERSLRARLKTLNAELAMYKRGRRTPPVVQPSAREDRASTSRERSTSRGRGAARSSSRESARGGRGRGRPARPSPSPTGGRVPRFDPTAFVKAKEKKQREIKMKQQQQQQQQQQRNRLGSGGSGDGPSISWSRQTRPSAAVTGRGDAANRSRNRSSSVDSFRSRCSSASSCSEFEDFSESLPRGVRCRGKPPSPTTWSGSNTQQKSTPLERGHHRRRLANSGGWVPIKAPCGFRPRTDPPRTQRLLSQSTAPTTRQLTWPK from the exons CGACACTGGCCATGGACCAGCCAGCCGGCCTGCAGGTGGACTACATCTTCCGGGGTGTGGAGCATGCTGTGCGGGTGATGGTATCTGGGCAGGTGCTAGAGCTGGAGGTGGAGGACCGGATGACGGCCGACCAGTGGCGAGGCGAGTTCGATGCCAGCT TCATCGAAGATTTGACTCACAAGACAGGGAACTTCAAACAGTTCAACATCTTCTGTAACATGCTGGAGTCAGCCCTCACCCAG AGCAGTGAGTCGGTCACCCTTGACCTGCTGACCTACACAGATCTGGAGTCCCTGCGGAACCGAAAGATGGGGGGCCGCCCAGGCCCCTTGGCCTCAAGATCGGCCCAGCTCAACTCCAAGCGCTACCTGATCCTCATCTACTCTGTGGAGTTTGACAG GATTCACTACCCGCTGCCCCTCCCGTACCAGGGCAAGCCAGACCCGGTGGTCCTGCAGGGCATCATCCGTTCATTGAAGGAGGAGCTGGGCCGCCTTCGAGGGCTGGACGGCCAGGACACTCGGGACAGCCGGGAGACTGAGATCTGGCACCTGCGGGAGCA GGTGTCGCGCTTGGTGTCTGAAAAGCGCGAGTTGGAGGCCCAGTTGGGCCGATCGCGCGAAGAGGCGCTGGCTGGGCGAGCGGCGCGCCAGGAGATCGAGTCACTGCGCGGGCTCGTGCGCGGCCTGGAGCTGGAGCTGCGGCAAGAGCGCGGCCTCGGGCACCGCGGGGCCGGCCGCCGGAGCCAGGATTGCCGCCGGCTAGCCAAGGAG CTCGAGGAGGTGAAGGCGTCGGAGCGGAGCCTGCGTGCCCGGCTGAAGACGCTGAACGCCGAGCTGGCCATGTACAAGAGAGG GAGACGGACTCCGCCGGTGGTGCAGCCTTCAGCCCGGGAGGATCGGGCTTCGACGTCTCGGGAGCGCTCCACGTCGCGTGGCCGTGGCGCCGCCCGCTCCTCATCCCGGGAGAGTGCCCGCGGGGGCCGGGGTCGAGGCCGCCCTGCCCGCCCCTCGCCCTCGCCTACAG GTGGTCGCGTGCCCCGTTTCGACCCAACAGCCTTTGTGAAAGCCAAGgagaagaagcagagagagatcAAGATGAAG cagcagcagcagcagcagcagcagcagcagcggaaCCGACTGGGCAGCGGAGGAAGCGGTGACGGTCCATCCATCTCCTGGTCTCGCCAGACTCGGCCTTCTGCTGCCGTGACCGGCCGAGGAGACGCGGCTAACCGCTCCCGAAACCGCAGCTCCTCCG TGGACAGTTTCCGCAGCCGCTGCTCCTCCGCCAGCTCCTGCAGCGAATTCGAGGATTTCTCTGAATCCCTCCCTAGAGG CGTTCGCTGCCGTGGGAAGCCTCCCAGCCCCACAACCTGGAGTGGGTCCAACACG CAGCAGAAGTCCACCCCCTTGGAACGCGGCCACCATCGGAGACGCCTGGCCAATTCAGGGGGCTGGGTCCCCATCAAAG CTCCCTGCGGCTTCAGGCCCCGCACAGACCCCCCCCGAACCCAACGCCTGCTCTCGCAGAGTACAGCTCCGACCACCAGGCAGCTGACATGGCCGAAATAG